Proteins encoded by one window of Arabidopsis thaliana chromosome 2, partial sequence:
- a CDS encoding EMBRYO SURROUNDING FACTOR-like protein (Maternally expressed gene (MEG) family protein; BEST Arabidopsis thaliana protein match is: Maternally expressed gene (MEG) family protein (TAIR:AT1G27135.1); Has 21 Blast hits to 21 proteins in 2 species: Archae - 0; Bacteria - 0; Metazoa - 0; Fungi - 0; Plants - 21; Viruses - 0; Other Eukaryotes - 0 (source: NCBI BLink).), translated as MKSSHIALICIVMFSLFALHESRMEGGAIHRSMLNITIPPCIKTFCKVLTFEKHCWCCFGPRAKKKLCWNEQKYPNAKELCYAGCIIE; from the exons ATGAAATCTTCACATATAGCTTTAATATGCATAGTCATGTTCTCTCTCTTCGCTCTACATGAGA GTAGAATGGAGGGTGGAGCTATACATAGATCGATGCTCAATATTACAATACCACCGTGTATCAAAACCTTTTGCAAGGTACTAACATTTGAAAAGCATTGTTGGTGTTGTTTCGGACCGAGAGCtaagaaaaaactttgttggaatgaacaaaaatatcCTAACGCCAAAGAGCTATGCTACGCTGGGTGTATAatagaataa
- a CDS encoding O-Glycosyl hydrolases family 17 protein (O-Glycosyl hydrolases family 17 protein; FUNCTIONS IN: cation binding, hydrolase activity, hydrolyzing O-glycosyl compounds, catalytic activity; INVOLVED IN: carbohydrate metabolic process; LOCATED IN: endomembrane system; EXPRESSED IN: root; CONTAINS InterPro DOMAIN/s: X8 (InterPro:IPR012946), Glycoside hydrolase, catalytic core (InterPro:IPR017853), Glycoside hydrolase, family 17 (InterPro:IPR000490), Glycoside hydrolase, subgroup, catalytic core (InterPro:IPR013781); BEST Arabidopsis thaliana protein match is: O-Glycosyl hydrolases family 17 protein (TAIR:AT4G34480.1); Has 576 Blast hits to 566 proteins in 28 species: Archae - 0; Bacteria - 0; Metazoa - 0; Fungi - 5; Plants - 566; Viruses - 0; Other Eukaryotes - 5 (source: NCBI BLink).), which translates to MALSILFLLLFILFSISPSNAQSFIGVNYGLLSDNLPPPSQTAKLLQSTSIQKVRLYNADSSIITSLVGTGIGIVIGVANGDLPSIASDLNIASQWINSNVLPFYPASNIILINVGNEVLLSNDLNLVNQLLPAMQNVQKALEAVSLGGKIKVSTVHAMTVLGNSEPPSAGSFAPSYQAGLKGILQFLSDTGSPFAINPYPFFAYQSDPRPETLAFCLFQPNPGRVDSNTGIKYMNMFDAQVDAVHSALKSIGFEKVEVLVAETGWPSTGDSNEVGPSVENAKAYNGNLIAHLRSMVGTPLMPGKSIDTYIFALFDENLKPGPSFEQSFGLFKPDLSMAYDIGLTKTTSSQTSQSPQLGKVTSMGWCVPKEDATQEQLQDSLDWVCGQGIDCGPIMPGGVCFEPNNVASHTAYAMNLYFQKSPENPTDCDFSKTARITSENPSYSSCVYPRAGDGSITGEVTKYVTSDKATEKNGSECFSSLYLARFIISIYFFCLFPSLRIM; encoded by the exons ATGGCTCTCTCCatcctcttccttctcctcttcattctcttctctatttcGCCGTCAAATGCACAGTCGTTTATCGGAGTAAACTACGGCTTACTATCCGACAACCTCCCGCCACCTTCTCAAACGGCCAAACTCCTCCAATCTACCTCCATCCAGAAAGTGAGGCTATACAATGCGGATTCCTCCATCATCACATCCTTGGTTGGAACCGGTATTGGTATTGTTATCGGAGTAGCAAATGGCGATCTCCCGTCTATCGCCTCGGATCTCAACATTGCCTCTCAGTGGATAAATTCCAACGTACTTCCTTTCTATCCTGCCTCCAACATCATTCTCATCAATGTCGGCAACGAG GTGTTGTTGTCAAATGATCTGAATCTTGTAAACCAACTTCTCCCGGCTATGCAAAATGTTCAAAAGGCTCTCGAGGCGGTTTCACTAGGTGGAAAAATCAAGGTGTCTACTGTCCATGCAATGACAGTACTAGGCAACTCCGAACCGCCATCAGCTGGTTCGTTTGCTCCTAGTTATCAGGCCGGTTTAAAGGGCATTCTACAGTTTCTTAGCGATACCGGGTCGCCTTTTGCCATCAACCCGTACCCGTTCTTTGCATATCAGAGCGACCCGAGACCCGAAACGCTGGCGTTTTGTCTTTTCCAGCCTAACCCTGGACGGGTAGACTCAAACACTGGAATCAAGTACATGAACATGTTTGATGCTCAG GTTGATGCAGTGCACTCAGCTTTGAAATCGATAGGATTCGAGAAAGTGGAAGTGTTGGTGGCCGAAACTGGTTGGCCATCAACCGGTGACAGCAACGAGGTAGGTCCGAGTGTTGAGAATGCTAAAGCTTACAACGGAAATCTCATTGCTCACTTAAGGTCCATGGTTGGGACTCCGCTCATGCCCGGAAAATCCATCGACACTTACATTTTCGCTCTCTTTGACGAGAATCTCAAGCCTGGTCCTTCTTTTGAGCAATCTTTTGGCCTTTTCAAGCCTGATCTTTCCATGGCCTACGACATTGGACTCACTAAAACTACTAGTAGCCAG ACGTCACAATCTCCACAGTTGGGAAAAGTAACATCAATGGGATGGTGTGTGCCAAAGGAGGATGCAACTCAAGAGCAGTTGCAAGATAGTCTAGATTGGGTTTGTGGGCAGGGAATTGATTGTGGCCCAATAATGCCAGGAGGAGTTTGTTTCGAGCCTAACAATGTCGCCTCTCATACAGCCTATGCCATGAATCTTTATTTCCAAAAATCTCCTGAAAACCCTACGGATTGCGATTTCTCTAAAACCGCCAGGATCACTTCTGAGAACCCTA GTTATAGCAGTTGTGTCTACCCTAGAGCAGGAGATGGAAGCATAACAGGAGAGGTGACTAAATATGTGACTTCAGACAAAGCAACGGAGAAGAATGGATCAGAatgcttctcttctctgtattTGGCTCGCTTTATCATCTCTATTTATTTCTTCTGTCTTTTCCCCTCTTTGCGAATTATGTAG
- a CDS encoding F-box and associated interaction domains-containing protein (F-box and associated interaction domains-containing protein; CONTAINS InterPro DOMAIN/s: F-box domain, cyclin-like (InterPro:IPR001810), F-box domain, Skp2-like (InterPro:IPR022364), F-box associated domain, type 3 (InterPro:IPR013187), F-box associated interaction domain (InterPro:IPR017451); BEST Arabidopsis thaliana protein match is: F-box and associated interaction domains-containing protein (TAIR:AT2G16450.1); Has 1751 Blast hits to 1683 proteins in 41 species: Archae - 0; Bacteria - 0; Metazoa - 0; Fungi - 0; Plants - 1751; Viruses - 0; Other Eukaryotes - 0 (source: NCBI BLink).) yields the protein MNSHFLTNDLILEVLSRLPLKSVARFHCVSKRWASMFGSPYFKELFLTRSSAKPRLLFAIVQNGVWRFFSSPRLEKSSSTLVATAEFHMKLSPNNLRIYHDNTPRYFSIGYASGLIYLYGDRYEATPLICNPNTGRYTILPKCYTYRKAFSFFGFDPIDKQYKALSMIYPSGPGHSKILTFGDGDMNWKKIKYRVLHDIYSQGICINGVLYYLGDTSDWDNDHDVTSGNVLVCFDLRSESFTFIGLECGQLINYKGKLAVIFWDDVDDDDVKDDAIDEMHVWVLEDVEKKEWSKYAYTWTEDKLYRSQVSVVGMTASGEIVFSMRKYTSEQPFYVYYFNPERNNLRRVEIQGFEAFTKFGTVYTFVDHVEDLNVYNLKHFKSVHPPSVQPEYDESDSESEEDREIII from the coding sequence ATGAATTCACATTTCTTAACGAATGATCTCATCCTGGAGGTTTTGTCAAGATTGCCTTTAAAGTCAGTCGCGAGGTTTCATTGCGTGTCAAAGCGGTGGGCATCAATGTTTGGTAGTCCATATTTCAAAGAGTTGTTCCTGACCAGATCCTCTGCTAAGCCACGCCTCTTATTTGCCATCGTACAAAACGGTGTGTGGAGATTCTTTTCATCTCCTCGGTTAGAGAAGTCGTCGTCGACTCTTGTAGCAACCGCTGAATTTCATATGAAGTTATCTCCAAACAATCTACGAATCTATCATGATAATACCCCAAGATATTTTTCAATTGGTTACGCCTCTGGCTTGATCTATTTATATGGTGATCGATACGAGGCTACACCTCTGATATGTAACCCCAACACAGGAAGGTATACGATCTTACCTAAGTGCTATACTTATAGAAAGGCGTTTAGCTTTTTCGGGTTTGACCCAATTGACAAGCAGTACAAGGCATTGTCCATGATCTATCCATCTGGTCCTGGTCACAGTAAAATTCTTACTTTTGGAGATGGGGATATGAATtggaaaaagataaaatatcgTGTACTACATGATATTTACAGTCAAGGGATATGCATCAATGGTGTTTTGTATTACTTAGGTGACACGTCAGATTGGGATAATGATCATGATGTAACGTCTGGTAATGTGTTAGTTTGCTTTGATTTAAGATCCGAAAGTTTCACCTTTATTGGCTTAGAATGTGGTCAATTGATAAACTATAAGGGCAAATTAGCTGTAATTTTTTGGGATGAtgtggatgatgatgatgtgaaagATGATGCCATTGATGAGATGCATGTGTGGGTTCTAGAGGATGTCGAGAAAAAGGAATGGTCGAAATATGCCTACACTTGGACCGAGGATAAATTATACCGTTCTCAGGTTTCCGTGGTTGGAATGACTGCTTCGGGTGAAATAGTGTTTTCGATGCGCAAGTATACATCTGAACAACCGTTTTATGTTTACTACTTCAATCCCGAAAGGAACAATCTCCGACGTGTTGAAATCCAAGGTTTTGAAGCGTTTACTAAATTTGGTACAGTTTACACCTTTGTAGATCACGTAGAGGATCTTAATGTTTacaatttaaaacatttcaagTCAGTCCATCCTCCATCGGTGCAGCCAGAATATGATGAATCAGAttcagaatcagaagaagatagagagattATCATTTAG
- a CDS encoding Transcriptional factor B3 family protein (Transcriptional factor B3 family protein; FUNCTIONS IN: DNA binding, sequence-specific DNA binding transcription factor activity; INVOLVED IN: regulation of transcription, DNA-dependent; LOCATED IN: cellular_component unknown; EXPRESSED IN: 9 plant structures; EXPRESSED DURING: 6 growth stages; CONTAINS InterPro DOMAIN/s: Transcriptional factor B3 (InterPro:IPR003340); BEST Arabidopsis thaliana protein match is: Transcriptional factor B3 family protein (TAIR:AT2G35310.1); Has 35333 Blast hits to 34131 proteins in 2444 species: Archae - 798; Bacteria - 22429; Metazoa - 974; Fungi - 991; Plants - 531; Viruses - 0; Other Eukaryotes - 9610 (source: NCBI BLink).) — protein sequence MATNAGYLRCKEERKNESFFKVVQSINVSSENKRALPHDFSRSFTDKELSRKMKIRAQWGNSWEVGISKNPRFYFMEKSGWEKFVRDNALGNSELLTFTHKGKMHFTVNIFKLDGKEMMQPPQSRSFFASSSRIKTEQEENDIKEEVVVSSNRGQTTAAESKGRKLNLGKRAAKESQSSKRTEKVVRARSDYAGASSSTAAAFTILFKQGYLVFLRIPNSVSKDQVPDEKTVFKIHHPNGKKSWNVVYLERFGAFSGGWRRVVKEYPLAVGDTCKFTFIKPKELLLVVSKP from the exons ATGGCTACGAACGCTGGTTATCTTCGGTGCAAAGAAGAGCGCAAGAATGAAAGCTTCTTCAAGGTTGTTCAGAGTATAAATGTTTCTTCAGAAAACAAG AGAGCACTTCCACATGACTTTTCGAGAAGCTTCACCGACAAAGAGCTCTCACGTAAGATGAAGATAAGAGCGCAATGGGGAAACTCTTGGGAAGTAGGAATCTctaaaaaccctagattttaCTTCATGGAGAAGTCTGGCTGGGAGAAGTTTGTGAGGGACAATGCTTTGGGAAACAGTGAGTTACTTACCTTCACTCACAAAGGGAAAATGCACTTTACCGTGAACATCTTTAAGCTAGACGGGAAAGAGATGATGCAACCTCCACAATCCAGAtccttctttgcttcttcaa GTCGtatcaaaacagaacaagaggAAAATGACATTAAGGAAGAGGTAGTGGTATCTTCTAACCGTGGCCAGACAACTGCAGCTGAATCTAAAGGAAGAAAGCTCAACCTTGGGAAGAGGGCAGCTAAGGAATCCCAAAGTTCTAAAAGGACCGAGAAAGTGGTTAGAGCCCGAAGTGATTACGCTGGTGCCTCTTCATCTACTGCTGCAGCATTCACCATCTTGTTCAAGCAAGGATATCTCGTATTCCTG AGGATCCCGAATTCTGTATCGAAGGATCAAGTGCCGGATGAGAAAACAGTATTCAAGATCCATCACCCAAATGGGAAGAAATCATGGAATGTGGTTTATCTGGAGAGGTTTGGAGCTTTCTCTGGTGGATGGCGTCGTGTGGTTAAAGAGTATCCCCTTGCTGTTGGTGATACCTGCAAATTCACATTCATCAAACCAAAGGAGCTACTTCTAGTTGTCTCCAAACCCTAA
- a CDS encoding Transcriptional factor B3 family protein (Transcriptional factor B3 family protein; FUNCTIONS IN: DNA binding, sequence-specific DNA binding transcription factor activity; INVOLVED IN: regulation of transcription, DNA-dependent; LOCATED IN: cellular_component unknown; EXPRESSED IN: 9 plant structures; EXPRESSED DURING: 6 growth stages; CONTAINS InterPro DOMAIN/s: Transcriptional factor B3 (InterPro:IPR003340); BEST Arabidopsis thaliana protein match is: Transcriptional factor B3 family protein (TAIR:AT5G09780.1); Has 35333 Blast hits to 34131 proteins in 2444 species: Archae - 798; Bacteria - 22429; Metazoa - 974; Fungi - 991; Plants - 531; Viruses - 0; Other Eukaryotes - 9610 (source: NCBI BLink).), with translation MATNAGYLRCKEERKNESFFKVVQSINVSSENKRALPHDFSRSFTDKELSRKMKIRAQWGNSWEVGISKNPRFYFMEKSGWEKFVRDNALGNSELLTFTHKGKMHFTVNIFKLDGKEMMQPPQSRSFFASSSRIKTEQEENDIKEEVVVSSNRGQTTAAESKGRKLNLGKRAAKESQSSKRTEKVVRARSDYAGASSSTAAAFTILFKQGYLVFLVR, from the exons ATGGCTACGAACGCTGGTTATCTTCGGTGCAAAGAAGAGCGCAAGAATGAAAGCTTCTTCAAGGTTGTTCAGAGTATAAATGTTTCTTCAGAAAACAAG AGAGCACTTCCACATGACTTTTCGAGAAGCTTCACCGACAAAGAGCTCTCACGTAAGATGAAGATAAGAGCGCAATGGGGAAACTCTTGGGAAGTAGGAATCTctaaaaaccctagattttaCTTCATGGAGAAGTCTGGCTGGGAGAAGTTTGTGAGGGACAATGCTTTGGGAAACAGTGAGTTACTTACCTTCACTCACAAAGGGAAAATGCACTTTACCGTGAACATCTTTAAGCTAGACGGGAAAGAGATGATGCAACCTCCACAATCCAGAtccttctttgcttcttcaa GTCGtatcaaaacagaacaagaggAAAATGACATTAAGGAAGAGGTAGTGGTATCTTCTAACCGTGGCCAGACAACTGCAGCTGAATCTAAAGGAAGAAAGCTCAACCTTGGGAAGAGGGCAGCTAAGGAATCCCAAAGTTCTAAAAGGACCGAGAAAGTGGTTAGAGCCCGAAGTGATTACGCTGGTGCCTCTTCATCTACTGCTGCAGCATTCACCATCTTGTTCAAGCAAGGATATCTCGTATTCCTGGTAAGATAA
- a CDS encoding Leucine-rich repeat protein kinase family protein (Leucine-rich repeat protein kinase family protein; FUNCTIONS IN: protein serine/threonine kinase activity, protein kinase activity, ATP binding; INVOLVED IN: transmembrane receptor protein tyrosine kinase signaling pathway, protein amino acid phosphorylation; LOCATED IN: plasma membrane, plant-type cell wall; EXPRESSED IN: 21 plant structures; EXPRESSED DURING: 10 growth stages; CONTAINS InterPro DOMAIN/s: Protein kinase, catalytic domain (InterPro:IPR000719), Leucine-rich repeat (InterPro:IPR001611), Serine-threonine/tyrosine-protein kinase (InterPro:IPR001245), Protein kinase-like domain (InterPro:IPR011009); BEST Arabidopsis thaliana protein match is: Leucine-rich repeat protein kinase family protein (TAIR:AT4G39270.1); Has 35333 Blast hits to 34131 proteins in 2444 species: Archae - 798; Bacteria - 22429; Metazoa - 974; Fungi - 991; Plants - 531; Viruses - 0; Other Eukaryotes - 9610 (source: NCBI BLink).), with protein MVDQRRSALGFVLLLLCLVLFFDCVVVGQTQSRFSEKLILLNLRSSLGLRGTDWPIKGDPCVDWRGIQCENGSIIGINISGFRRTRIGKLNPQFSVDPLRNLTRLSYFNASGLALPGTIPEWFGVSLLALEVLDLSSCSVNGVVPFTLGNLTSLRTLNLSQNSLTSLVPSSLGQLLNLSQLDLSRNSFTGVLPQSFSSLKNLLTLDVSSNYLTGPIPPGLGALSKLIHLNFSSNSFSSPIPSELGDLVNLVDFDLSINSLSGSVPQELRKLSKLQLMAIGDNLLSGTLPVDLFSAESQLQTLVLRENGFSGSLPDVCWSLPKLRILDIAKNNFTGLLPYSSYDSDQIAEMVDISSNTFYGELTPILRRFRIMDLSGNYFEGKLPDYVTGENVSVTSNCLRNERRQKPSAICAAFYKSRGLDFDDFGRPNLTQPTSKNASSGISRRTVIILAAVGGGVAFILLFVILPIILVLCMRHRRRAAQRGNNDRPKPAGEASQQPPKGAQTFDLSRLGNAFSYEQLLQATEEFNDANLIKRGHSGNLFRGFLENGIPVVIKKIDVREGKSEGYISELELFSKAGHQRLVPFLGHCLENESQKFLVYKFMRHGDLASSLFRKSENEGDGLKSLDWITRLKIALGAAEGLSYLHHECSPPLVHRDVQASSILLDDKFEVRLGSLSEAYAQGDAYQSRISRLLRLPQSSEPSSSGVTNAICSYDVYCFGKVLLELVTGKLGISSPDNALAKEYMEEALPYISTNEKELVTKILDPSLMVDEDLLEEVWAMAIIAKSCLNPKPTRRPLMRHIVNALENPLKVVREDTNSGSGSSRLRTNSSRGSWNAAIFGSWRQSASDVTAVQAGATTSGGGGGGGGNGLRNSGSQGSSGRNNNNNGNSSSSRRRQSSEIVPEPAAYGVVEDNL; from the exons ATGGttgatcaaagaagaagcGCATTGGGTTttgtcttgttgttgttgtgtttggtACTGTTCTTCGactgtgttgttgttggtcaAACACAGAGTCGATTCAGTGAGAAACTCATTTTGCTTAATCTCAGGTCTTCTTTAGGGTTAAGAGGAACAGATTGGCCAATTAAAGGTGACCCTTGTGTTGATTGGAGAGGTATACAATGTGAGAATGGTAGTATCATTGGGATCAATATCTCTGGGTTTAGGAGAACAAGAATTGGTAAGCTAAACCCACAATTCTCTGTTGATCCTCTTCGTAATCTAACTCGTTTGTCGTATTTTAACGCGTCCGGGTTAGCGTTACCGGGGACTATACCTGAGTGGTTTGGTGTTAGTTTGTTGGCATTGGAAGTATTGGATCTTAGTTCGTGTTCTGTTAACGGTGTTGTTCCTTTTACTCTTGGTAATCTCACTAGTTTAAGAACTTTGAATCTGTCTCAGAACAGTCTTACTAGTTTAGTTCCTAGCAGTTTAGGACAGTTGTTGAATCTATCACAGCTTGATCTCTCTAGGAACTCATTCACTGGTGTTCTTCCTCAATCTTTTAGCTCTCTGAAGAATCTGTTGACTCTTGATGTTTCTTCCAATTACCTTACTGGACCTATCCCTCCTGGTTTAGGAGCGTTATCAAAGCTTATCCATCTGAACTTTTCAAGCAATAGTTTCTCGTCTCCGATTCCTTCAGAGCTTGGTGATCTTGTCAATCTGGTTGACTTTGATCTCAGCATCAATTCATTGTCTGGTTCAGTTCCTCAGGAGCTAAGAAAGTTAAGTAAGTTGCAGCTAATGGCGATTGGCGATAACCTTTTGAGTGGTACTTTACCAGTAGATTTGTTTAGTGCTGAGAGCCAACTGCAAACTTTAGTTTTGAGGGAAAATGGTTTCTCTGGTAGTCTACCTGATGTGTGCTGGTCGTTGCCAAAATTGCGGATTCTTGACATTGCTAAGAACAACTTCACAGGACTGCTGCCATATTCTAGTTATGATTCAGACCAGATAGCTGAAATGGTTGATATCTCTTCGAACACATTCTATGGAGAGCTCACACCGATTCTTAGACGGTTCAGGATAATGGACCTCTCTGGTAATTATTTCGAAGGTAAGCTTCCTGATTATGTGACCGGGGAAAATGTGTCTGTTACAAGCAATTGCCTTCGAAATGAGAGGAGACAGAAGCCGTCAGCAATATGTGCAGCATTCTATAAGTCTAGAGGattagattttgatgatttcgGACGTCCTAATTTGACACAACCGACATCGAAAAATGCTTCTTCAGGGATAAGCCGCAGAACAGTAATTATATTGGCAGCAGTGGGTGGTGGAGTTgcttttattcttctttttgttatcttgCCAATTATTCTGGTTCTATGCATGCGCCATAGACGCAGAGCGGCACAAAGAGGAAATAACGACAGGCCAAAACCTGCCGGGGAAGCTTCACAACAACCACCTAAAGGAGCACAAACCTTTGATTTGTCACGTCTTGGAAATGCATTTTCTTATGAGCAGCTTCTTCAGGCAACAGAGGAATTCAATGATGCTAATCTGATAAAACGTGGTCATTCGGGGAATCTGTTTCGTGGTTTCTTGGAAAATGGTATACCCGTTGTTATAAAAAAGATCGATGTGCGGGAAGGTAAAAGTGAAGGCTATATATCAGAACTGGAGTTGTTTAGTAAGGCTGGACACCAGAGGCTGGTTCCCTTTTTGGGACACTGCTTGGAGAATGAGAGCCAAAAGTTCTTGGTATACAAGTTTATGAGACACGGTGATTTGGCTAGCTCTTTGTTCAGGAAATCCGAAAACGAAGGTGATGGATTGAAGTCTTTGGATTGGATAACAAGGTTGAAAATTGCTCTTGGTGCAGCTGAGGGACTCTCTTATTTGCATCATGAGTGTTCACCGCCTCTAGTTCATAG GGATGTACAAGCAAGTAGCATACTTCTTGATGATAAATTTGAGGTACGTCTTGGAAGCCTAAGCGAGGCATATGCTCAAGGTGATGCTTATCAAAGCAGAATTTCTCGTTTACTTCGATTACCGCA ATCGAGTGAACCATCTTCTTCAG GTGTAACAAATGCAATATGTTCGTATGATGTCTACTGCTTTGGCAAAGTGTTACTTGAGCTAGTAACGGGGAAGCTCGGGATTAGCTCGCCAGACAACGCACTTGCAAAAGAGTACATGGAAGAAGCTTTGCCATACATCAGCACAAACGAGAAAGAACTAGTAACCAAGATCTTAGACCCGTCATTAATGGTGGACGAAGACCTTCTAGAAGAAGTATGGGCAATGGCTATCATTGCAAAGTCATgcctaaacccaaaaccaacAAGAAGACCATTAATGAGACACATTGTGAACGCACTTGAGAACCCACTGAAAGTAGTAAGAGAAGATACCAACTCGGGTTCAGGCTCTTCCCGGTTAAGAACAAACTCGTCGAGAGGGTCTTGGAACGCTGCTATATTTGGGAGCTGGAGGCAGAGTGCGTCGGATGTAACAGCTGTTCAAGCGGGAGCAACAACaagcggtggtggtggtggtggtggtggtaatGGTTTGAGAAACTCGGGGTCGCAAGGAAGTAGCGGAAggaacaataacaacaacggGAATTCATCGTCGTCGAGAAGACGGCAATCTAGTGAGATTGTACCGGAACCTGCTGCTTATGGAGTAGTAGAGGATAATTTATGA